The DNA sequence TAGAAGCCGGGCCGATGGCGTGGCCGCCGTACTCAAAACGCCGCTAGTCCTGGTAGAGCCCTGCGCGTCAACGGCCTAATCCGCGAATTGTTCGTCGCTGACCTCTTTGGCCTGGCCGATAGTTACCGCCGGATCATCCCCTGAATGACGACTTCCAGGATTTGTTGCGAGATGGCTGAACAGCCGAAATAGGGCCGCATGCCGTAAGCGAGGCCAGATCCACCAAGCGGCAGCTCACGACCCCAAGGCAGTCATTCATGGATCTAGGACGTAAACCCATAAACGCAGGGTATGCAGTCGCCATGGTATAACCGGCGAACGGTCGGCGTCGGTTGTAATCAATTGGTCGCCCTTCGGATTTCTTTGCAACCAGCCCAGTTCAATGCACACTGCGCCGAATGCGGAGGCGGCGATGGTTTCGACGGATACACTTAGTGCATTTGAGGATGCCAGCGCGCTGCTCGCCATCGTGCTCGATCAGACTCATGACTGCATCAAGCTTCTCGATCGCGACGGCACGATCCGATATGTGAATGAGCGCGGGGCGATTGCCATGGAGCTTCGCACTCCGTCCGAGCTTCTCGGTTTGAATTGGGTCGAGCGCTGGCCGGCCGAAGCGCGCCCAGTGGTCGAGCGAGCGGCCGACGAGGCGCGCTCGGGGAAAGTCGCGCGGTTCACTGCCTCACGCGTGATCGGGAGCAAGCCCAGCTGGTGGGATGTGACGGTCACGCCGGTTCGGTCGAACCAAGCGGTCGAGCATTTGCTGGTGATCGCCAGAGATATGACCGCCGAAGTCCAGGAGCGCGAGCGGGCTGAGGCTGTGAGCGCCGAGATGCGGCATCGTTTGCGCAATGCCATGACCATCGCATCCGCGCTCGTGCATATGGCCGCGCGTGGCAAATCCGAGCTCCAGGATTTTGCCGGCGAGGTTTCATCCCGGTTTGCACAGCTTGGCCGGGTCCAGGAGCTGATACTCGACCCGACCACCAAAAAGACATTCAGCCAGATCATGACGCTGCTCGGGGATGTTTACGGGCACCTCGAGATTGGTTCGCTGCCTGAAGTGGAGCTGGATGACCGGCTGATGCAGACGATTGCGCTGGCCTTTGGCGAGCTCGCTACCAACAGCTTGAAGTACGGCGCGCTAAAACATGGCGCCCCGGTGCAGGTGAGCGGGCGCATTGCTGACGATGGTCTCGAGCTCATCTGGCGAGAGGAAACCATGTTCGGTCAAGCTCGTGACGGTGGCCAGGGCCTCAATCTCATTGACAGGATCGTTCAGGCCTCTGGGGGCCAGATCGAACGTCGCGTTGAAGGCCGCCAGTTTGTGGCCAAGGCGACTTTCCCGATAACCATGTGACGAGACGCGCGGCTGACGATCAGTCAATCGTCTGAATGGCGTCATCGGTCTGATTTGCGCTGAATGCTCACACCTTTTTCAAAGGGAATTGCTTCAACCTTGTCGAGCTCGGCGATCAGGTCGGCGAATACGTCTTCTTGCTCGACCGGGAAATAGCGGTCAAAGCGCTCTCCCAACAGCCTGAGATCGGCATCCGTGAGGAAGCCGACAGCGACAATGCGATCCTTGCCCATCGGCACCTCCGGCGAACCAACAAGTGCGTCGCCAAATCGTTTCGCCAAGCCGTCGAAATTTCTATGGATGATTTTGAGGTGCGGCTTCGCTCTAGATTAGTTTCTAGTAGGAATCTTTGGTAGCCGCTGCGCTTACAGCAATTTTCGGCGGCTTGCGGCGCGGATCTTCGGCTCACTCGGCTAGAATAAAGTCGGCGAGAACCGCGTGATGCGCCATCTGCCTCGCGGTCCATACTTTAAAGCTCTCCAGAAATCCTTCATCGACCCAGGCCAGCCGGCCAAGACCATCGGTCGCGAACCAGCGCTCTCGCTCGGCATGCGCCATCAGATTGCCGATGTGCGAGCGCGAGACCCGGCATTGACGTGCCAGACTGCGGCAGGAAAGCGATGGCGCATCCGCCTTTGGCGCAAGCGCCGCCGCCATCACTGCCGTAAGCACGATGTAGCCGCAATCCTTGATCGTGAAATGGTTCACGCCGGGGTGCGGATCGAGCAGGCTGCCATGCGCGAACACGAAAGCGGCGGAGCGATAGATCAGTTCGTTCTGGAGCGCGGGATCGGCCTCGAACATCGGCGCGCGCGGGCGCACCGGCGCCTCGATCGTGTCAGCCACGCGGAGAAAGGCGAGCGCCGAGCTTGCGATCGCCGCGGTGAGCGGCGGGGCAGGAGCCAGGATCCGGGCGCGCTGACCGTCCACGGTACCGGGCGCAAGCAACGATCCGGCGCGTAGCCCCGCGACCACGCTCGCGGTCTGGCGCGGGCTGAGGCTGCTGCTGGACTGTAGCAGGCGGAGCGTCGGCGGCGGACCGCCATGATGGCGCCAGGCCTGGTAGTGATGAATGAGCAGGAAGCTGACCATGTAGCGCCCGAACTGGTTGAACAGCTTGACCATGGGCCAATCCCCGCCGTCGAGCGCAATCATCTCGCTGCAATAGGTCGCGGTGGCCGCAGAAAGCCGGCGATCGGAGAGAAAGGCGTCGGTGCGCGCCTCGAAGACCGTGACCGGCGGGATCGGCTCGGCTTCTACCCTAACATGCAACTTTTGGACTCCTCCGCGTCGTCGTGCCCGCATTATCAGATTGCTGCACCATCGAAACGGGTTGAACCCTGTTTCGATGGTGCGGGACGTCTCATCGGCCTGCCGCCGGGAATTGGACGGCCGTGCGGCACATGGTGTCGGGATGCGGTAAGGAAGAGGGGGAACGACATGATCAACGAGCGGCTGGCCGGCCGAAAGGCTTGTTGCATGATGCGGACTTCGGTCGCTGGCGCGGCGTTGGCGACGGCGCTTGCGCTGGCGACCCCGGCGCTGGCCCAAGAGACGTGCACGACCACGCCAGCGCCCAGCCCTGCGCCTTCGGCGGCTGGCAATGGGGCACTTGCGTGCGGCTCGGGTGCGCAGGCAACCGCAAACGGAACCGCGATGGGCGACGACGCGTCGGCGGGGATCTCGGGGGTCGCGATCGGCAGCTCCGCGGATGCAGGAGGTAACGGCGCCATTGCAATCGGCGGCTGGCGGGATCTCGACAGCGACGGCGTCATCGATCCCGGTGAAACGACCACCGCGGCCGGCCAGAGCGCGATTGCGCTCGGAGTCCGTGCGCAGGCGCTCTCGTCGCAGACCATCGCAATCGGAAACAACGCGCGCGCCATCAACAATTTCGGAATCGCGATCGGCCGCGATACGGTCGCGGACAATCTGGCAGTAGCGATCGGCGATCACGCCTCGGCAACGGGGTGGAGTGCCGTCTCGGTCGGTGAATTCTCCAATGGCAGCGGGGAAAATGCAGCCGCCTTGGGCGCCTTCGCGACGGCGGATCGCCTTTATAGTGTGGCGCTGGGTTCGAACTCCCAGGCAAATGCGGACTACGCCATTGCCATCGGCACGTCGCAGGCATCCGCGGCCCATGCGATCTCGCTCGGCGCGGACGCGCTTGCATCGTCGGCCAACAGCATGGCCCTTGGTCATCTCGCCCGCGCGACAAGCGGTACGGGGATCGCGATCGGGCTCGAGGCCTCGAGCAATGGCGGGATCGCGATCGGACGACGGGCGGGCAGCGGCGCCGCGGGATCGGTGGCGATCGGCGGAGGAGTGGACTTCAACGGCGATGGTTCGATCTCCGCAACCGAGATGGGCCTAGCGAGCGACACCGGCGTCGCGGTCGGCGGTGCGGCCCAGGCCGGCCAGCGCTATTCGACGTCGATCGGCTTTCGCACGCAGGCGAACGGGGAAAGCAGTACGGTGTTGGGTGCGCTCACCACCGCGTCCGGCGCCAATTCGACGGCGCTCGGCGCCTCCGCCGCGGCGAGTGATACGCTGGCGACCGCGGTTGGCAGCCTCGCTTATGCCGCCGACGCCTATACGACGGCGCTGGGTGGCTGGGCTTCGGCGTATGGCGATCGCTCGACCAGCGTCGGCTCGGGCGCGCTGGCAAACGGTGGATTGTCGACCGCCGTCGGCGCAGCCGCGCGAAGCGCCGCCGGCGCGGTCGGCCTGGGCGCCAACGCCTCGGCAGAGGGTAACAATTCGGTTGCAATCGGGCTCTGGTCCCGCGCGAGCCAGACCAATGCCATCGCCGTCGGCGGCTGGGTCGATCTCGACAATGACGCACAACTCGACCCTGGCGAATTCACCGCTGCGACCGGCGTCGACTCGGTAGCGTTCGGCTCGCGCGCCGTAGCGAGTGCAGCAGATGCGCTCGCTTTCGGGCGGAGCGCGAACGCCGGCGGGATCGGCTCGATCGCGCTTGGGGCGGGGTCGGTGGCGGACGCC is a window from the Sphingomonas sp. BT-65 genome containing:
- a CDS encoding PAS domain-containing protein — translated: MHTAPNAEAAMVSTDTLSAFEDASALLAIVLDQTHDCIKLLDRDGTIRYVNERGAIAMELRTPSELLGLNWVERWPAEARPVVERAADEARSGKVARFTASRVIGSKPSWWDVTVTPVRSNQAVEHLLVIARDMTAEVQERERAEAVSAEMRHRLRNAMTIASALVHMAARGKSELQDFAGEVSSRFAQLGRVQELILDPTTKKTFSQIMTLLGDVYGHLEIGSLPEVELDDRLMQTIALAFGELATNSLKYGALKHGAPVQVSGRIADDGLELIWREETMFGQARDGGQGLNLIDRIVQASGGQIERRVEGRQFVAKATFPITM